The genomic interval AATCGCGACGTTTGCCGCAACATTTCACTGTGAATTTCGGCAATTTTGACATCATCTTCAATAATTAAAACGTCAATCCTATCCATGTATTTGACCTTATTAAACGGAGAGTAGACGAAGGACTACTCGGGTATGCGATTGGGAATAAACACCGAAAAAATACACCCTTGTGGTTCGGCATCGTCAATGGTAACAAAACCACAGGATTGTGTAACATATTGATGAACCAAATATAATCCAATGCCATGCTGACTTTTATCGGTTTTGCTGGTCACCCCTTTTTTCCAGATGTCGTCGCGCTGTTCATCTTTTAACCCCGTGCCATTATCGGTGACCTCAATCACCAAATCTTCACCTGCATCGGAAAGCAAAATACCCACCTTACGGCTGCTTTGCGGGTGGTTTTGCGTGCTTTCAAACGCGTTGTCAATTAAGTTACCAATAATGGCGCACAGCTCACTTTCAGATAGGTGACCATGAAGGGCGCTTAACTGGCAAGTCGGATCGAAAATAAGTTCGATGTTGAGCTCTTTAGCGCGAAAAGATTTGCCCAGTAGTAGCCCGGCCACTTGCGATAGGTGAATGCGCTGAGAGATAAAGTCGAGGATTTGTTGTTTATTATCGTTTTCTTGGGCAATCAGCGACTGTGCCTCATCATGTTTACCCATTTGGATAAGGCCGGCGATGGTCGCCAAGCGGTTGGAAAACTCATGGCGTTGTACTCGCAGATTGTCGCTGTATTGTTTGATTTGGGTCAGGTCAGCGGTTAACGAGTAGATCTCGTCTTTGGCGCGAAAACTTATCACCCAACCTGTAAGTTGCTGTTTATCAAAAATGGCGACTCGGTTAGCAATCAAACTGTGTTCGTTGATACGCACCATTTCATCGCGCAGGTTGTCTTCGAGCGGCGAGCGAAAAAAGAAGTCGCAATGAGAGACAAATTCCATGATTTGTCGGTTTTTTAGATAATCGATACCCTGAGAGATGGCCAGAACCTTGCGCGCTGAGTCATTAATATCAAGAAAGTACCCTTTTTTATCAATCGCAATCACGCCTTCATAGACGGAGCTTAAAATGGACTTTTGCACGTTGAGGGCGAGGGCTATTTGATCGGGCTCCATGCCATACATTTGTTTTTGAATATGGCGAGAAAACGCCCATGAAGCAATCAAGGTCAGCAGCAAGACGATGAAGATTTCAATAAGCAGTGGTTGCATGTACACGTCGAGCCATTGTTCGAAACGATTGAGCAAGTAGCCGACCGAAACCACACCGATAATTTGCTGCTCTTCATTGATAATCGGGGTTTTACCACGTAAGCCATAACCTAGGCTGCCTTGCCTTAATGTCACATAGGATTCACCGCGTTCTAACGCTCCGGCGTTGTCTCCTCCTTGCATGGGCAGGCCAAGGCGATCGGGCTTAGGGTGGGCGAGTCGAATGCCCTGATCATCGCCCACCACAATAAAACTCGCATCGGAGATTTTGGCCAATCTATCGATTAAATGGGAGACGGCTTGCGTATCTTTATTTTCCACGTGTGCAATCAAAGCCGGGTCGGAGGCAATCTCTTTGGCTTGGATTAATGCCCGTGTGCCGACTTGGTGTTTAATTGACTGATAAAGGGTATTGTCAAAATGCCACACAATCACCACCACTTGTAGCAGCAATAGGCTCAATAAGAGTAAAAATATTTTGGTGCGAAAGGCCATTGATTTCATGGGTGAGGTTGCCGTGTCATTGTATTAAAATCGTTTTTTATCATGAGGTAATGGTTCATCTCGTGCAAATATGAACAGGGGGTAGCATAGTGGAAAGTGGGGCGCTGCATTGTGATGGCTTGCACTTTTTATTACTGAAAGTAAAAAAAGTGCCCACTTATTATGCCAAAGTACACGGTTTGGCGACAGCGGCGCGCAAAAAAGGCGCTTAAGCAAAAGTTGCAGTTAAGCGCCGATTGATTGACAGTATGGTACTGGGTTTACTTACACAGTGTTTCGTTGACCGCAGCAGGGCGTTTTCGCTGTCTTAAAAAACCAAGTATAGGCAGAGCAATCGAGAGAACAATCACCGCAATCAAGGCTTGAGAAATACCGGATTGAGCAAAGGTATCGAGGTTTTGATTGGCAATGCGAAACGCTTGACGAAAAGACTGTTCCATCTGGCTGCCGACAATCGCTGCTAAGATCATCGGTGCGGTGGGGATGTTTACTCTCCCCATGATAACGCCAGCAATGCCCAGTAAGATTAAGATATAAAAGTCCATCACTGAAGCGCTGATGGCATAGCAACCGACAAAGGCCAACCCCAACACAATCGGGTAGAGGACTTGAGCCGGAATGGCCAACAATCGAACCAAAACACCAGCCAAAGGGATGTTGACGAACGCCAAGATGATATTGGCGACAAACATACTGGCAATCAAACCCCACGCCGTTTCTGGGTATTGAGTAAACAACAATGGCCCAGGTTGAATGCCGAGCATGAGCAAGGCGCCCATCATCACCGCCGTGGTGCCCGAGCCCGGTACGCCAAGAGAAAGCATAGGGATCATCGCGCCAATCGAAGCGGCATTGTTGGCTGACTCAGGGGCGGCGAGTCCTTCAATGGCCCCTTGGCCAAACTCTTCTTTTTGCTTTGAAAGTTGCTTTTCGTTGTTGTAGCACATCAGAGATGCCATGGTGCCGCCTGCACCGGGCAAAGCGCCGATGATAAAGCCGACCGGAGCACTGCGTAGAATGGGCCATTTTGACCGTTGCCACTCGGGTTTGGAAATCCATATTTTTTTGAATTTGGTCTGTACTTTTTTGCTGCCATCGCTGAGTGTTTTAAAGCTTTTAAACACTTCACCCAT from Vibrio sp. HB236076 carries:
- a CDS encoding sensor histidine kinase → MKSMAFRTKIFLLLLSLLLLQVVVIVWHFDNTLYQSIKHQVGTRALIQAKEIASDPALIAHVENKDTQAVSHLIDRLAKISDASFIVVGDDQGIRLAHPKPDRLGLPMQGGDNAGALERGESYVTLRQGSLGYGLRGKTPIINEEQQIIGVVSVGYLLNRFEQWLDVYMQPLLIEIFIVLLLTLIASWAFSRHIQKQMYGMEPDQIALALNVQKSILSSVYEGVIAIDKKGYFLDINDSARKVLAISQGIDYLKNRQIMEFVSHCDFFFRSPLEDNLRDEMVRINEHSLIANRVAIFDKQQLTGWVISFRAKDEIYSLTADLTQIKQYSDNLRVQRHEFSNRLATIAGLIQMGKHDEAQSLIAQENDNKQQILDFISQRIHLSQVAGLLLGKSFRAKELNIELIFDPTCQLSALHGHLSESELCAIIGNLIDNAFESTQNHPQSSRKVGILLSDAGEDLVIEVTDNGTGLKDEQRDDIWKKGVTSKTDKSQHGIGLYLVHQYVTQSCGFVTIDDAEPQGCIFSVFIPNRIPE
- a CDS encoding tripartite tricarboxylate transporter permease, which codes for MMDIFNNLINGFGVALQPYYLFLITFGGILGTVIGMLPGLGPATGVAVLLPMTFSMGPTASLITMTGVYIGAMFGGSRSSILINTPGDGAALAATFDGYPMAMKGRAESALAISAIASLIGGTIAAVLMTLLAEPVASFAIKFGPAEYFLLMVAALTMTISMSKGNMLKGFLSMCLGLAISTVGIDGQSGLQRFTFGNLELQTGIDFLVVIIGIYAMGEVFKSFKTLSDGSKKVQTKFKKIWISKPEWQRSKWPILRSAPVGFIIGALPGAGGTMASLMCYNNEKQLSKQKEEFGQGAIEGLAAPESANNAASIGAMIPMLSLGVPGSGTTAVMMGALLMLGIQPGPLLFTQYPETAWGLIASMFVANIILAFVNIPLAGVLVRLLAIPAQVLYPIVLGLAFVGCYAISASVMDFYILILLGIAGVIMGRVNIPTAPMILAAIVGSQMEQSFRQAFRIANQNLDTFAQSGISQALIAVIVLSIALPILGFLRQRKRPAAVNETLCK